In the Kitasatospora terrestris genome, one interval contains:
- a CDS encoding AI-2E family transporter — MGRGLSRCSRGALGPGAGIVVSLVALAVSWPVALATAGFYIGFRLLEDYLIMPRTMKFAVDVHPFVTIVAVLIGGALLGIVGALVAVPAAVALGLLLDEFVFPHLDHL, encoded by the coding sequence ATGGGCCGTGGGCTGTCTCGGTGCAGCCGGGGCGCGCTCGGCCCCGGTGCCGGCATCGTCGTCAGCCTGGTCGCCCTCGCGGTCTCCTGGCCGGTCGCCCTGGCCACGGCAGGCTTCTACATCGGCTTCCGACTGCTGGAGGACTACCTGATCATGCCGCGGACGATGAAGTTCGCCGTCGACGTCCACCCCTTCGTCACCATCGTGGCCGTTCTGATCGGCGGCGCGCTGCTGGGCATCGTCGGCGCACTGGTCGCCGTCCCGGCCGCGGTCGCCCTCGGCCTGCTGCTGGACGAGTTCGTCTTCCCCCACCTCGACCACCTCTGA